The sequence below is a genomic window from Mytilus edulis chromosome 2, xbMytEdul2.2, whole genome shotgun sequence.
gagagaacatcatctatatagcgtaaagtaaagttaaaggatatttttaacttcttatctttcttcctaagaatttCCTGTATGAATTTAGCCTCATTATGATAAAGAAACCAGTCGGGCACAAGATGAgggacacaattggttcccattggaatttcGACGGTccgttgaaaaacacgtcctccaaacgtagcaaatatgttttcaatcaagaaatcaagcatcttgataatgtcagtttcagagatttttttgtttgaatccgAGTGACTCTTTACAAAGTAGTATTAATcactccctaagacaagatacttgtatctacgtttgccattctttttttatgaaacaacaataccaactctttcaattcgTCTTTCTTTTAGTTTGggatggggaatacttgtgtaaaaagtagaaaagtcaaatgttttaatactattgcaagatgaaagaaaagatctttgaaattttttagtaTGATGGcgtctgattcacgccacctctagaaaaggcagtttcacaataactttgaagcccggctttgattgctgataaaatagatgttaataatttagaaagaagtTTCATGGAGCATTTGGAAGATCCAGCAGTATACCGTTGTTTGtcaggacacttatgtagtttaggtatccagtaCAGTGACGGAAGATCCAGTTCATCTTTGGTTGAACCCCTCCCATTTGGAACAATTACCCCACCTTttctttgtagtatggaaccttgtagtacgatTTCAGAGAAATCCATATTCTTAAACAGGAGTTATTgcctggaaactagaaaaatgcttgttttttgctcCCAATTCTCGCATCGATTGGGCAATTAACCACCAAACTAAAttccagccttccttttgtgatatggagtcttgtggtacaatgtaaaagatatccatacacttacacacaagttattgtccagaaactacaaaatgctagtttttggtccctttttggcaCTTAATATCTAAACCGTTGGCACCATAAACCccaaaaatgaatccaaaccttctacttgtggtattaaacattgtggtacaatttcaaagcaattgaaatacttatacacaagttaatatactgaaagtagaaaaatgcttgttttgggacccttttggtcccctaattccaaaacggtGGGGACCaccatccccaaaatcaatcccaaattaacccttccttttatggtattgaaccttcttactaaatttcatagagatccattcacttaaattaagttattgtccggacaccaaatgtgtcttcggacgaccacggcaacgacatcataccattatacgatcccaaaaatttgtttgcggtcgtataaaaaatatcaatgtaaAAGAATTCACAGTAACAATGTCTGTTTTACTAATGTAAATGGGGGTATAATgaacaataaaattatttattttataaaaaatattttcgcaTTCCATtactgtataccttacaacaaaattatttccaTTTACCTGTGTACATCATTTTATTGGGTGGCATGTTGTCTAGGTTATGGTTGTCTTTTTTATATCGTTTCACATATCGCCCCTTATTTTATTGGTAtggtatttacattgtgtcataaatcaagtttattcgtgcagtgtatgttcacttgtttgtgttaatgtcttttgATCGAGTtgagccatttcaattgatattttatagtgtgtctttccaTGTTGTGATGTTGATGTTACACTACTGTTTTAGGTAAGGATAAACGTTGGTTCCTactaaaacgtttaaacccgctgtatattttttattgttttgcacCTGTTCTataaagtcaggaacctgatgttcagtgcaTGGcgattgttgatgtggttcataagtgtttttaaTATCCTTCTTCGAATGTTCGTCTGATGGAGACATAAAGATTATCTATTTTCTGTATTTCTTTACCATTCCGAATATATTTTGCAGAGGAATGTAAAGTATCGAAATATTCAGTGATAACAAAGTCAAAAGTAAATTCCAGTGTTTACAAAGTTCCTCCTTATTGTAGAGTAAGTAGTTATACTTGAATTATATCTGCAACGGATCTGATAAAGATGCACAACAGTAATATAGATTACCTTTGTACATGCAACCGTTAGTTCTCAACCAAATCTAAGTGAATTAACAACTTTCTGAACATAATTGTTGGTTTTCCTGTGAATTAGTCGAAAACCTGTCACGGTcaaaccccccttttttcttaCTAATTATAGTAGAAGACAATCTTCTTTACTATCAAAAAACGTTGGATGGGAATAGAAAATGATGGAATCCTGCTTAGAAACCATGAAGggcttaataaaggcaacagtagtatatcggtgttcataagtcataaatcgattgagagaaaacaaatccgtgttacaaactaaaaccgaggaaaacacaccaactataaaaggaaaacaaaggaatgactggaacactgaagtgcaaaaaaaaccaaaacgacaacatacatagaaactaactatttgataacaactgtcatattcctgacttggtacaggacattttaaaaaaaaatgatgggttgaacatagattaatagctagctaaacctcctgCTTTATGACAATACTACGGGACAGAAACACAACATGcaaaccacagaataaaaacaaacatagtCAATCAACGACAAACTCCACAGGATGTCAAAAACAGTGACGCGCTTACGAAACTAACATGCAATCTCGAGCATTGTACAATTATTTCACAATAATCGTCCAAATAATTTTCATGACAAAGATGTTATGGAaagacaattttataattatttggaatTCAAACGATAGGACTTAACAGATTATCTCACCAAAACCATTacagaaatatgaaaaataaatacattaatgTCATTAATGTTGGATGTATAAAACACCGAAACACGTCGTATAGAAATGCAGATTCATACTCGTgtaacagtcatattcgggaatatGACAATGATGATATTgaaaggcaattttataattatttggactacaaaaaaaaagtcattacatattattcaaccgaaaccataacagaaacgatcaaaaaataaatgcatgaatGTGGTAtgtatgttgtgtacaagttgtaatgttgtacaaattataatatgTACAGATATTTtttacaagttatcagtgtttatCAACTGCTGAACACAAATGGATGATTCAAGCACAGtcttttgttttgcatatttctgtcatattttcataACTACATGATACAatctaatactgagcattgatacagaaaacattatgagaccacaaaaagactttttcaGGATATGCATATGGTAtcaggagaaaaataaaatttgaatataaaccATTTAGGTATCCTGATTTCCAGTTGAATGACCAGGAGAATAGCATTAAATGTTAAGTTGAagtatataaatttaaatttaaaacattataGTATTATAGTTTAGAAGATAAAACTGAAGCAAATGGTGTAAGAAGGTATGTCTCAAAAaacttataatttgtacaaaaactCTGTAgatattataatttgtacaaacttacttATTGTacacaacatgtacaaaatacaTCGAAACgtgatatacatttgtaggaaTGCAAATTTACACTCGGTATAACAATCGTATTCGGGTATAGGTCACGTTCGGTACTTAGCAGACTGTCATCTTTGAGGCGAACTGACATATTCATAAACCTTTGGAAAattaagacaacagtagtataccgctgttcaatggTCATAAATAGATAAAGCGAAAACAAAACAGTGGGgaaaacatcaactataagagaaaatcAACGGAACAGCAGAAACACTGGACTGAAAAAACATCCCTTAACTCCATTCTGAAACACCCCCATCCatggactttctatactaagtccCTGCCCAATCGTAGTGTCTTTTAGTGTGAATTTTTAGTGTGTGACAGAGGATTCGGACGTGATTAAACTAAAGATGATTTTACCaatacagttttataaatattttgatatgagcgtcactgatgagtcttatgtagacgaaaggcgtgtctggcgtactaaattatgatcctggtacctttgataactatttacaccactgggtcgataccactgctgatggacgtttcgtccccaagggtatcaccagcccagtagtcaacacttcggtgttgacatgaatatcaataatgtagtcatttttataaatttcctgtttacaaaactttgaatttttcgaaaaaactaaggattttcttatcccaggcatagattaacttagccatatttggcacaactttttggaattttggatcctcaatgctcttcaactttgtacttgtttggctttataaatattttgacatgagcgtcactgatgagtcttatgtagacgaaacgcgcgcctggcgtactaaattataatcctggtacctttgataactaattagctTATCTGTAACTATATGTTCATTCTATTCCACTGTATTATACCACTAGACCCTCCTTAGACATCTTCACTTGAAAATTAGggaaaattcatatttataagaCGGCTGGCTATGAATTTCATTGTATGGTCAACTGGACATGGTAAAACAAGCAGTCATAAATCGTTTTGTGATTATGCAGACCTGACCATCAGTAAAATTTCCTACATATATAATATGAGTTATTTTGTTTTAGTTGTCATGTGTATAATAGGCATAAAATCTTGTCAGTTTTATAACTCGAGTCATTAAGATTTAGAATTAGAATCTACAATTCCAATTTTATTGTAGAAAAAGTTCTGTTAAATGAGACGATGTATTCAATCTTTTGATAAAGCAATATTATGGAAATAACTAATCATAATGTTTGTTAACTCTGTTCCTAATTCGTTAGAACATGAAAAATCTTACTCTGTGAAGAACCGCAGTGGCTGATTCGTAAACGGATCTTTTACACCGAAGAAAATATCACCAAAAAGttcgatttttttatttgttgaatttggtgGATTGATATTTCACCAGAAAGTCTGTATTCAAATGGCTATTAATCTTGCACATCTACCGGCCGTCTGATTCTACACTCATGAATATGAAGCACAGAATATATccgaaacataaaaaaaaccaataaaacatgtgaaaagaTTTATAAAGTCTAATTTCAGATAATATATTGGTGATTTCCACTTTTCAACAACCAACAttttaataaagtacaaagttaaatGGCCATGATGTcataaataccaaaaaaatacagctatggtaataTTCCTTCCGCAGACAATCGAATTCAAAATTTTGTCAAACTATTTAGTAGTACAAAGTATACGATGAACATGAACATAACAATGATGAAATCACATAgtataaaaacaagaggctctcaagagcctgaatcgctcacctgaatttttttggtttaatctctcatcaatgattattttggcttttcaatttatttaaatgttctttgaatcgtcctattttcttcaaaagcaaaaaaaaatcattttctcctatgttctattttagccataggagctatgtttcttgacatacaaggaaatgaaataaaaaatttatactagatactctgaaactctgaaactctgaaactcatttagcctaagtttggctgaaattgatacagcagtttcataagagaagattttttaaagtaagtcaacatgatgaacaaattttgaaaaaagtctttaaagggcaataactcctaaagaggtcaattgacaattttggtcaaattgacttatttgtagatcttactttgctgatcatatttgctgtttacagtttatctttatctataataatattcaagataatgaccaaaaactgcaaaatttccttaaaattaccaattaagtggcagcaacccaacaattggatgtttgattcatctgaaaatttcagggctgatagatattgacctaatgaacatttttactccatgtcagatttgctctaaatgctttcgtttttgagatataagccaaaaactgcatttgacccctatgttctattttaagtaacggcggccatgttttttgacggatcaaaaatcaaagcacacactttgtgcaggataatctaaggaacaaccatgttaagttttaaccaaatccaatcagtagtttcagagaagattttttaaagttagcaaatatgatgaacaaattgtgaaaaattgtcattaaaggacaataaccccttaaggcgtcaattgacaattttggtcatattaacttatttgtagatcttactttgctgatcttttttgctgtttacagtttatctttatctataataatattcaagataatgaccaaaaactgcaaaatttccttaaaattaccaattaactggcagcaacccaacaatggtttgtttgattcatctgaaaatttcagggctgatagatgttgacctaatgaacatttttactccatgtcagatttgctctaaatgctttcgtttttgagatataagccaaaaactgcatttgacccctatgttctattttaagtaacggcggccatgttttttgacggatcaaaaatcgaagcgcacattttgtgcaggatatactaaggaacaatcatgttaagtttcattcaaatccattcagtagtttcagaggagaagatgtttgaaaaattgttaacgacgacgacgacgacgacgacgacgacgacgacgacgacggacgccaagtgatgagaaaagctcacatggccttttaggccaggtgagctaaaaatactaaaaatcaaTGTTGGTCATATACAAATGGCTTGAATTAAATAAATAGAACATAAATCCTAgtaaatcaaaataatatttcattgccTTCGCATTGATGAGATTAATCGCCAAGaaaatgttaatgtttttttcaataataacCATGCACTGTAGTATAGCTATTTTCATTGGAAATAAAAGTTTTATGTCACATGAGAACCAACTGTGCTCCTCTTCTAGTCGATTTGTTCCTTTtttctctttaaataaagaatttattattattattattcatatgAGGCAGACATCATACAGGAGCTCTTATGATGACCGAAAAGATGCTAGCGTTATCCAGTAGCTTCACGCTATAAAGGTGTTTGTATGACATAAATAATTCAAGGTAAAACGCATCTATCGcatctaatttgaaaaaaaagatattacagATACCGGGTTTAGTCTGCCTCATAATTTGACTTACGGCAAGACATCGATAATGAGGATGAGTTGAAAAGAAAAAATCACGACAAAAGAGGAGATTTCAGCTTTCGAATTGCAAACTTTAATTTCGATATAGAAATATATTTCTATAGCGCCTGATTATGGAGTACAGATCACCAAGTTGATAGGATAATACATATCTcgcatttcctatcataatttcatTGATAGAGGATAGCTGCCAACAAGGTAGCTATTATTTGCCATTTGAGTATGGACTTTCCTTTTAGaaatttcctctgagttcagtatttttgtgatcttgcTTTTTTAACCAACATGCCACTTGTgaagcaggatctacttacccttccgaagcacctgagaacACCACGTTTTTTTGGGATCGAATTGTATTCTCAGTCGATTTagttttctttgtgttttgtagactgttgttaaATTACAACGACATTCCTCTTTCTATTCCACTACACTATCGGCGTCTGGTATAGAGTCGTGTATATTTCTGCATGTATTCTCACTTCTTCTCGGAATGCCAGCATCCGTCAGCATTTCATTGCAGTCCTGTTCGGCAGGATGTTTCTTTGATTTTTCGCCAATACTCTCAGGTTGTGTATGCAATAACTGTTGAACAACTGAGTTGGTTGGTATAGATGAACTTAGATTATCTTCCGATGTCTCATTCATTCTCCCTTCATCCAGCAAATTTTCACACCATTGatcattatatttttcttttatattctcAGGTTCTGCTAGGATGGTGTCTTCTTTGGTGTTTAACTCTTGCAATGGTGAAGTTCGATCCATAGACAGCATATTCCCAGGAACAACAGTATCTGGAAAATCATTCCCAAATTGTTGTTTCGTCTTCCGGCGATTATCTTCTTTTTCGTCGTCAACCATTATGTTCTTTTCGGTCTCCGCAGGCTTCATAGATCCATCTTTATCTGACAGTGAACTTTGATGTCCTTGTATTGTATAAATCGTCAAAGTCTCAACTTTTGCGATGTTGACAGATGATTCATTATTCGACACACTTCCAATATtcgttttctttgaaataaggGGGCTGGGAGGCTTGTTGTCATTACATGGGATCTgcgtgttgtctgttatactatCGTCTTGATTTAGACAGTTCATCTGTGGTACAGTTCCATGCGTGTCGTTAAAAAGTTCTACTGGAACAGGTGCGTTATTTCCTTCTTCTTGCAAAGGTGTTTGCTGGACGCCAGAACTGTCTACAATAATTAGTTAAATGATTTATAGTAAGCTTTATAATATCTCAACAGTGCGTAAATGCACATTAATAAATCATTCAACCAATCAATCACCTGTGCAATACTCTTATTTTATTCGGTATAGGATAACTTCTTTTTTCTATAATGAAGCAAAAGCTCagatttatgatttaatttttgaaacaatgaaaacaGTATTTTAATAAGGGCTATAAGTTAACGGGAAATACTCCATGTAAAACAGAATAGATGCGACAATCGAATCAAACTCTTATATTCAATTACATTGTCATTGAGATAAAATCAGAAATGAAAATTACTTATAATCATGTACAAGAGATTGACAAGGTAAAGCTAACGGCCACCTTTCCCGCAGAAAATATCTTTACAATAAAAGTCATCGAAGAAttataattgtgtacgccagGAGCACGTTTCGTCTTCATCAgtctcttcagtgacgctcgaataagtTTCGGATCCAGAATTGTTTTGTTTATGAACGGGCTAAGTGTCACTGACTGACGTAGAGGGGTCCCGCTCAAGTCATGCCTCAGCGATTaactaaataatcaaccaaatgtttcccTAAATAGGGACGAGCATTACGAACGAAATATTGCAAAAACTTGAGCCAATTTATTACAGCTAaaataatctattcctgaggtagaaaatccttgTGTTGcgaataattcaacattttataaacagtaaatttatagaaATATGATCATATCAATTGATATTTCAAGTCAAATCAATTTGCTGACTACCGGGGTGGTGGAATGTCCACTGGCATAATTTGGGATCGGCTCAGTAGttgtaaaccagatgctccgcagggcgcagctttatacgaccgcagaggttgaaccctgaacggttggggcaagtatggacacaacattcaagctggattcagctctaaattttgattgtgattaaatagttgacacagcataggtttcggacacagaatgaatgtggtctaatgaacttaaaatatttttttttgcctttgaggaatttactatgctgttgaatattaatcctctcaaaaaaatgtttgaagaaattttctttttatttatgaaatctgaaatgagaaaaatttacccccccccccccccccccccattttttttcacatttcccttattccaaaactgatctcaattcaaatttctaatggagtttgcaacaataactactcatttaaatacatcataaaatatcaaaatgtaacaaaaggggcttgttatcactgaatggtaaagattgttttaatttatcagttggtagtaaaagtgaatatacattgtatattgtataaaacaatgatttaagttgattcaactactattctggacaaagaaagatagctccaattgaaaatttcttgctaatttagatatttcttgctattgcgcaatactgtgcaattgaaaatatttgctattgcacaatactgtgcaattgaagatttcttgctattgctcaatactgtgcaattgaaaatttcttgctattgcacaatactgtgcaattgaagatttcttgctattgctgaatactgtgcaattgaaaatttcttgctattgcacaatacttaatataataattttggatcctgatttgaaccaacttgaaaactgggaccataatcaacaagaggctgtcacaacgacagcaaaccggatttattaatatttatttgtgtcctggcaatatcacaagaaccattactgatgaatggtgaaattgaaaatcatcaatatcaaatttgacctccattttgtcatcagtatcaacatattaaaatttgaaaagcttagattgaatggttcatgagtaaatgcaacaacgtgaatggaaacgccattttacaatctttcaagaaccataactcctgaacggtaaaagtcaaaatcgtcattattgaacttgacctctattttgccatcagtagcaacatataaaaatttcaaaagctttggttgaatggttcatgagaaaatgcacggacacgactggaaacaccatttttcaatctttcaagaaccataactcctgaacggtaaaagtcaaaatcgtctttattgaacttgacctctattttgtcatcagtaacaacatattaaaatttgggaagctttggtagaacagttcatgtgtaaatgcacggacacgactggaaactccatttttcaatctttcaagaaccataactcctgaacggtaaaagtcaaaaatcgtcattattataattgacctccattttgtcatcagtaacaacatattaaaatttgggaagctttggtagaacagttcatgcgttaatgcacggacacgactggaaacttcatttttcaatctttcaagaaccataactcctgaacagtaaaagtcaaaatcgcaattattgaacttgaccttcatttagttgtcagtaacaacatattaaaattttaaaag
It includes:
- the LOC139510348 gene encoding uncharacterized protein yields the protein MSEDTKKILQKFFVTLRNNVNATAIYREVWGLTQFDRESIIAQKTNTEAVDKLVDIIGSRSTRSFVSFVDALKKHGHTEIADKILLEAKQNYPHIHRALHSVLVLPTATVPPSSNTQCSQTKKCVENQAYSNSQTTPNVRNNIRHAQHEDAATQDTEDSDSENESSIFTLDTKLSQIPYTYVEPWEDELRKNKQWKKLATKMKLNYEIVKDLEKEEDPVDKFFERHCSKLTIKRFLNYLTKASMTSVLAMVRKHVDETEDSSGVQQTPLQEEGNNAPVPVELFNDTHGTVPQMNCLNQDDSITDNTQIPCNDNKPPSPLISKKTNIGSVSNNESSVNIAKVETLTIYTIQGHQSSLSDKDGSMKPAETEKNIMVDDEKEDNRRKTKQQFGNDFPDTVVPGNMLSMDRTSPLQELNTKEDTILAEPENIKEKYNDQWCENLLDEGRMNETSEDNLSSSIPTNSVVQQLLHTQPESIGEKSKKHPAEQDCNEMLTDAGIPRRSENTCRNIHDSIPDADSVVE